The following are from one region of the Heterodontus francisci isolate sHetFra1 chromosome 34, sHetFra1.hap1, whole genome shotgun sequence genome:
- the LOC137349426 gene encoding histone-lysine N-methyltransferase PRDM9-like isoform X1 produces the protein MRGKGFTTSSDLLTHQRVHTGERPFTCSECGKGFTQSSNLLTHQRVHTGERPFTCSECGKGFTQSCNLLTHQRVHSGERPFTCSECGKGFTQLSNLLTHERIHTGKRPFICSECGRGFISPSQRLTHQRVHTGEKPFTCTECGKGFTELSKLLTHQRVHTGERPFTCLECGKRFTQLAHLLTHQRVHTGERPFTCLECGKGFTTSSDLLKHQRVHTGERPFTCSECGKGFSQSSNLLAHQRLHTGEKPFTCTDCGKGFTTSSNLLTHQTVHTGERPFTCSECGRGFTAPSHLLTHQRVHTGERPFTCSECGKGFSTSSDLLTHRRVHTGERPFTCSECGKGFTTSSNLLAHQRIHK, from the coding sequence AtgcgtgggaagggattcactacttcatccgacctgctgacacaccagcgagttcacactggggagaggccatttacctgctctgaatgtggcaagggattcactcagtcctccaaccttctgacacaccagcgtgttcacactggagagaggccattcacctgctctgagtgtggcaagggattcactcagtcctgCAACCTTCTTACACACcagcgtgttcacagtggggagaggccgttcacctgctctgagtgtgggaagggatttactcagttaTCCAATCTTCTGACACATGAACGAATTCACACTGGGAAGAGGCCATTTATCTGCtcagagtgtggtaggggattcatTTCTCCATCCCAACGTCTGacacaccagagagttcacactggggagaagccattcacctgcactgagtgtgggaagggattcactgagtTATCCaaactgctgacacaccagcgagttcacactggggagaggccgttcacctgcttagagtgtgggaagagattcactcagttagcccacctgctgacacaccagcgagttcacactggggagaggccgttcacctgcttagagtgtgggaagggattcactacttcatccgacttgctgaaacaccagcgagttcacactggggagaggccgttcacctgctctgagtgtgggaagggattcagtcagtcatccaaccttctggcacaccagcgacttcacactggggagaagccattcacctgtacagactgtgggaagggattcactacctcatccaaccttctgacacaccagacagttcacactggggagaggccatttacctgctcagagtgtggtaggggattcacTGCTCCATCccatcttctgacacaccagcgagttcatactggggagaggccgttcacctgctcagagtgtgggaagggattcagtactTCATCTGACCTGCTGACACACCGgcgtgttcacactggggagagaccattcacctgctctgagtgtgggaagggattcactacttcatccaaccttctggcacaccagcgaattcacaagtaa
- the LOC137349428 gene encoding zinc finger protein 420-like encodes MCGKGFTRLSNLLTHQRVHTGERPFTCHVCGKGFTQSSNLLTHQRVHTGERPFTCPVCGKGFTRLSTLLTHQRVHTGERPFTCPVCGKGFTRLSTLLTHQRVHTGERPFTCPVCGKGFTRLSTLLTHQRVHTGERPFTCPVCGKGFTRLSTLLTHQRVHTGERPFTCPVCGKGLTRLSNLLRHQRVHTGERPFTCPVCGMGFRQSSELTVHQRVHTGEKPFTCSVCGKAFTRSSNLRTHQQLHTEERSFTCSECGKGFTQSSHLLTHQRVHTGERPFTCSECGQRFTQSSNLRTHQRVHTGERPFTCSECGKGFIQSSNLLTHQRVHTGERPFTCSVCGKGFAQSSDLLTHQHLHTEKRPFTCSDCGKGFTRSSNLRTHQQLHTEKRPFTCSVCGKGFTQSSHLLTHQRLHTGERPFTCSECGQRFTQSSNLLTHQRVHTGERPFTCSKCGKGFIQSSNLLTHQRVHTRERPFSCSVCGKGFTQSSTMLRHQRVHTGEKPFICSECGKGFTQSSDLLTHQHVHSGKRPFTCSECGKGFTRSSHLLTHQRVHK; translated from the exons atgtgtgggaagggattcactcggttatccaacctgctgacacaccagcgagttcacactggagagagaccgttcacctgtcatgtgtgtgggaagggattcactcagtcatccaacctgctgacacaccagcgagttcacactggagagaggccgttcacctgtcctgtgtgtgggaagggattcactcggttatccaccctgctgacacaccagcgagttcacactggagagagaccgttcacctgtcctgtgtgtgggaagggattcactcggttatccaccctgctgacacaccagcgagttcacactggagagaggccgttcacctgtcctgtgtgtgggaagggattcactcggttatccaccctgctgacacaccagcgagttcacactggagagagaccgttcacctgtcctgtgtgtgggaagggattcactcggttatccaccctgctgacacaccagcgagttcacactggagagaggccgttcacctgccccgtgtgtgggaagggactcACTCGGttatccaacctgctgagacaccagcgagttcatactggagagaggccgttcacctgccccgt ATGTGGGATGGGGTTCCGGCAatcatctgaactcactgtacaccagcgagttcacactggagagaagccattcacctgctctgtgtgtgggaaggcatTTACTCGGTCATCCAACCTGCGGACACACCAGCaacttcacactgaggagaggtcgttcacctgctcggagtgtgggaagggattcactcagtcatcccacctgctgacacaccagcgagttcacactggggagaggccgttcacctgctcagagtgtgggcagagattcactcagtcatccaacctgcggacacaccagcgagttcacactggggagaggccgtttacctgctccgagtgtgggaagggtttcattcagtcatccaacctgctgacacaccagcgagttcacactggggagaggccgttcacctgctcagtgtgtgggaagggatttgctcagtcatcggacctgctgacacaccagcatcttcacactgagaagcggccattcacctgctcagattgtgggaagggattcactcggtcatccaaccTGCGGACACACCAGCAACTTCACACTGagaagaggccattcacctgctcagtgtgtgggaagggattcactcagtcatcccacctgctgacacaccagcgacttcacactggggagaggccgttcacctgctcagagtgtgggcagagattcactcagtcatccaacctgctgacacaccagcgagttcacactggggagaggccgttcacctgctccaagtgtgggaagggattcattcagtcatccaacctgctgacacaccagcgagttcacactagggagaggccattcagctgctcagtgtgtgggaagggattcactcagtcatccaccatgctgcgacaccagcgagttcacacaggggagaagccgttcatctgctcagagtgtgggaagggattcactcagtcatcggacctgctgacacaccagcatgTTCACtctgggaagaggccattcacctgctcagagtgtgggaagggattcactcggtcatcccacctactgacacaccagcgagttcacaagtaa